The genomic stretch GGTGCATCAGCAGGTGTAAAGTTCCATTGAAATCCCTCCATAACTCCAAAGCTCTTCAATTGTTCCCTTTCCCATGACTTTGTGACACTTTGTAATGCTCGATTAGCTGCGACGAGCTGTGGACCGTTGTCAGAATATATCTTACGTGGATATCCCCTCAATGACGCAAATTTCCTCAGTACCATCAAAAACTTCTCTGTACTGTAGTCTGGTGCCAGGTCCAGGTGAACAGCTCTCGTTGCTAAACAAGTGAAGATGACGCCATACGCTTTAGATGTGGTTCGTTTCTTAACTTCATCACGAATTGTGAAAGGACCAAATAAGTCAATGGATGTGGAATACCATGGAGGAGCTGGTTTAAGCCTTTCTATAGGAAGATTTCTCATTACTTGTTCTGACAGTTTCTTGTCTAATCTTTTGCACACAATACAGTTGAACTTGATGGATTTAACTAGTTTGAGTAACTTAGTTATCCAGAACTTTGAGCGAATTTTGCTGGCGGTAGTCAAAACACCGTGGTGCCCTTTCTCATGAACGTGTCTTGAATAGAGTttggcaagagaaaatgagaggacagagagggaggctcccggtccagtcTTTGGGATaggtcatgtccacgaaagttatttttagacgagcggaagtcttccgagacgtccgcatgcaagCCAAcctctcttttcactaagaacctgagagcgaggcaagactgcatgcggacgtctcagaagacagacgtccgctagaacaaagacttccgctggtctaaaaataactttcgtggacataacatatcccggccaacaccctgagcctccctctctgtcccctcattttctcttgagttTGGATAATCGATGTTGGTATGGGAGAAGTATGACGTCTCCTTTACTGTAGCTCATTTCCACCCATTCCTCCCCACGACCACTTATTACATATATCCCCAGAGGGCAAGACGATTTTTAGATACAATCAGGCTACTTGCAAATCCTCCACCTTGTCGTGGCCACTTTGCATAAGCACAGGATCCGTAAGCGTCATTCGAGGCATCGCTGAAGATGACAAGAGATGGATCACCAACTGCGTCTGACGGTTTCATGCATCTCTTAAATCTGACATGATTCATCTCGGGTAATTCATTAAAGAATATCAACCATTGGTGTCTATTCTCTTCGGGGATTGGATCATCCCAGTCTAGTTTCTCATTGCTTGTCCATAAGCGTCGCATTAAGATTTTAGCTCGAACGGTAAAGGGTCCTGCGAGTCCAAGAGGGTCGTATATGCTGTTTATTTGTGACAATATCATTCGCTTGGTAAATTGCGGTGGGAAGTTCTGGTTTTCCAcatgttgtgtaacattttGAGTTTTGCGgtgtttcttcttctttaggTACAGATTCAACTTCGTCTTAAAGCGTAATTGATCGTGGTCTGGGTCCCATATCACTCCAAGTACCTTTTCGGAGAAAACATTTGGTTCGTTTGGTACGAATGTCTCCTCTCGACTCTCCGCGCTGTGTGATAATATCCATTCTTTGAGTTTGAATCCTCCTTTGCTAATCAGTTTCTCTATATCTTCGGTAACCTTCTTTGCTGTTTGCAGGTCCTTTGTACTTTCGATTATATCATCCATATACGTATTACTTTGTATGATCTTCGCTGCGACGGGATAATCTTGACTCCCCATTTCGGCTGTCTTGCGAAGTGCCAATGTTGCGATCGTCC from Montipora capricornis isolate CH-2021 chromosome 12, ASM3666992v2, whole genome shotgun sequence encodes the following:
- the LOC138025382 gene encoding uncharacterized protein, whose product is MDVSKEPDTYVIQRVSFGDKPSGTIATLALRKTAEMGSQDYPVAAKIIQSNTYMDDIIESTKDLQTAKKVTEDIEKLISKGGFKLKEWILSHSAESREETFVPNEPNVFSEKVLGVIWDPDHDQLRFKTKLNLYLKKKKHRKTQNVTQHVENQNFPPQFTKRMILSQINSIYDPLGLAGPFTVRAKILMRRLWTSNEKLDWDDPIPEENRHQWLIFFNELPEMNHVRFKRCMKPSDAVGDPSLVIFSDASNDAYGSCAYAKWPRQGGGFASSLIVSKNRLALWGYM